The following is a genomic window from Alkaliphilus sp. B6464.
TGATAAGTGAGAGTTATATAACTCTTACTTATCAGCTTTTTATAAGTCTAAGAAAGTATACTTTTTTATTTTTATAGTGTCTATTATATTATTCTGCCTTTGCTCCTGTTGCACCGTGACTTTTCATTATTTTTTTCATACCATCAGTTACCTCTACTGTTCCATCCTCCATAACCCATATAGCTTCAACCCCATCAAAGCTATTAACAAGGTTCCTGCTTTCTTCGTAAGGCATTAGAAATACAGCAGTTGATAAAAAATCTGCAACACCAGAATCTTCTGCTACCACTGTAACAGCACGATAATAATCTCCTGGCATAAGTGTTTTAGGATCTATAAGATGATGAATAGGTTTTCCATCTATAACATAATATCTTTGATAATCTCCACTGGTTACTACAGAAGCATTATTAATAAAAATTGTTTCAAGGATATTACCCTCATCAGAAATTATAGATTTATTAGGGTTTTGTATACCAATACCCCATCTTTCTCTAACACCATCAAGTGGTTTATCTAACACTCTAACATTACCGCCAGCACTTATAATTCCTGATGTAAACCCTTCTTCCATGATTTCTTTTGCTACTACCTCAACTGCATAGCCTTTAGCTACTGAACCTACATCTAATCTCATGTTCTTATCCGCAAGATATACGGTGCTCTTTTCAACATCTACAATAACATTATCTATATCCGTATACTTCGATGCAGCTATTAGTTCATCCATAGGAGGTAACTCAGCATTTTCAGGATCATATTCTCCTTCTTGTCGATAATCATGCCAT
Proteins encoded in this region:
- a CDS encoding FAD:protein FMN transferase, producing MRKITSVGIVVIVVISLLAGCQIREEETYNKYSDSFFDTFDTIVQVVGYTETEEQFNSYVEKMKSRFQQLHKLYDIYNNYEGINNVKTINDNAGVKPVKVDKEIVDLIVFAKDWYSRTGGRTNIAMGSVLRIWHDYRQEGEYDPENAELPPMDELIAASKYTDIDNVIVDVEKSTVYLADKNMRLDVGSVAKGYAVEVVAKEIMEEGFTSGIISAGGNVRVLDKPLDGVRERWGIGIQNPNKSIISDEGNILETIFINNASVVTSGDYQRYYVIDGKPIHHLIDPKTLMPGDYYRAVTVVAEDSGVADFLSTAVFLMPYEESRNLVNSFDGVEAIWVMEDGTVEVTDGMKKIMKSHGATGAKAE